tcagagaaaagtgtaacatgactgaatggctggaagttgacgcTAGGCACATTTAAAGTGGAAATAAAgtgcaaaattttaaaagtgaGCACAATTAACCATTGAACCAACAGCTGTGGTGGCATTggaccattttttaaataaagatcggggggggggtcaggactcctgggttctatcacagttcgggggggggggtttgatGGGTAAGAGTGGGGGCAAGAAAAAAGCCAGAGCTCTTGGATTCCCTCCAACGTGCTGCCTCCCAATCTCAttatttcctctcttttccaGGCGTTGAGCTGATGAATGGTTCAGTGGTCTCACAGTTCACCCTCCTGGGCCTGTCCCACTCCCGCCCTCTCCAGCTTTTCCTCTTTGGCCTAGTCTCAGCCTGCTACACGGCCAGCCTGCTGGGCAACCTCCTCATTGTGGTGACTGTGCAGGTGGACCCTGACCTCCTCCAgtcccccatgtacttcttcctggcaAACCTCTCACTCATCGACATGGCCCTCGGCTCAGTGGCTACTCCCAAGATGCTCAGCGACTTGCTGAGCCAGGACAGCACCATCTCCTATGGAGGCTGCATGGCCCAGCTTTTCTTCCTTCACTTCCTGGGTGGCTCTGAGATGTTCCTCCTCACACTCATGGCCTACGACTGCTACCTGGCCATCTGCCACCCACTGAGCTACACTGAGACCATGCACCATCACCGCTGCCTGGGCCTCTTGGCAACCTGCTGGGCTGGAGGCTTGCTCCATTCTTCCACCCAGCTGGTGCTGGTGGTGTGGCTGCCATTTTGTGGGCCCAGCAAGCTGGACAATTTCAACTGCGATGTAACCCAGGTGGCCAAGCTAGCCTGCAGTGACACCTACATGATGGTGTCCAACAGTGGCCTGATCTTGCTGGTCTGCTTCCTGGTCTTGCTGGGGTCATACGTTGTCATCTTAGAGACCCTCCAAGGATGCTTTGGTGATGAGAGTGGCAGGAAGGCTTTGTCCACCTGTAGTGCCCACCTGATGGTGGTGAGCCTCATCTTTGTGCCCTGCATTTTCGTCTACCTCTGGCCTTTCTCCAGCTCACAGATGGACAAGATGGCCTCCATCTTCTATACCATCATCACGCCAGTGctgaaccccatcatctacaccCTGAGGAACCAGGAGGTCAAGGAAGCCATGAAGCGACTGAGGACTAGGCTT
Above is a genomic segment from Gopherus flavomarginatus isolate rGopFla2 chromosome 11, rGopFla2.mat.asm, whole genome shotgun sequence containing:
- the LOC127031809 gene encoding olfactory receptor 4Q3-like; this encodes LMNGSVVSQFTLLGLSHSRPLQLFLFGLVSACYTASLLGNLLIVVTVQVDPDLLQSPMYFFLANLSLIDMALGSVATPKMLSDLLSQDSTISYGGCMAQLFFLHFLGGSEMFLLTLMAYDCYLAICHPLSYTETMHHHRCLGLLATCWAGGLLHSSTQLVLVVWLPFCGPSKLDNFNCDVTQVAKLACSDTYMMVSNSGLILLVCFLVLLGSYVVILETLQGCFGDESGRKALSTCSAHLMVVSLIFVPCIFVYLWPFSSSQMDKMASIFYTIITPVLNPIIYTLRNQEVKEAMKRQCLEFISYTERPLAV